TAAAGGAACCTGCCGATTCATTAATGTGAAAAGTCCAAtgctctctgtcctctgcagaacattcattcataaacagtggctgtgttgctgttggATTTCTTTAGGAAACCACATGTGCAGGTGTCTGGTTTACTTCTGCGGTGCAAAGCGGGTAAACGTGCATGATAATGTTTCAGAAACTGCTTTCTTTTCACTTGGGAATTGTCTGTGCATGGGAAAATAAGGTTTTCACATGCAACAAACGGGAACACTCAGTGCTGCGTTATGTTCTTTTGCACCTTTGAACAAGCACAATATTACACATTGTACCTTTAATACTCTTGTGTGAGTGAGTTTCCCACACAGCTTGCCAGGTGTAAACACTCACCTGCACATCAGCTGACCTTTAATATTGTATTAGTCAAAGTTTGCTTCAGTACACCAAGGACGGTCTTAGGACTGGGTAGATTGGGCATTGGAGAGGAATtcttgtgccgactgtgcagtttgctggaggaggggtcacgctgtgggctggtgtttctgggctcggcctcggcccctcagctccactgaagggaaatctgaacgcttcagctcacagacacattttggacaattctctgaactagaacggagactgggagccgggccctctggtccaacatcagagtctgagctcacaaaggctcttctggatgaacgggcagaaactcccatagacactccaacatctggcagaaactcccacagacactccaacatctggcagaaagtccaacagacacactccaacatctgggagaaactcccacagacactccaacatctgggagaaactcccacagacacactccaacatctggcagaaagcctcccagaagagtggaagctgttctgctgcaaaagACCAACTCCACATTAATGCCTCTGGGTTTAGGTTGGAGCTCATATAATTGATCCTatgttctatttattattatttttatcatctatctatctatctatctatctatagatacagaatagatatacagtacaggccaaacgtttggacacaccttctcattcaatgcgttttctttattttcatgactatttacattgtagattctcactgaaggaatcaaaactatgaatgaacacatgtggagttatgtacttaacaaaaaaaggtgaaataactgaaaacaacaagaaattccactaattaaccctgataaggcacacctgagaagtgaaaaccatttcaggtgactacctcttgaagctcatggagagaatgccaagagtgtgcaaagcagtaatcagagcaaagggtggctattttgaagaaactagaatataaaacatgttttcagttatttcacctttttttgttaagtacataactccacatgtgttcattcatagttttgatgccttcagtgagaatctacaatgtaaatagtcatgaaaataaagaaaacgcattgaatgagaaggtgtgtccaaacttttggcctgtactgtacatatacatacacacacacacacacacacacgtatacacacacatgtgtgtttgtatatataaAATCTATCTTAAAATTTATAGTTATGTATTTATGCTGCTTTCTTACACGATTCTTGATTATAAGTGTTAAGATTATGTGCAGCTGtaaaaagggtaaaaaatgtaaatgaagggAAATGTATATGCCATATTActattgtgaaaaaataaataaaaattaagttaaaaaaaagaaaataatgggatctcagagaagctcctgcaggtggagcaggccttttgtttgtttctcactCTTGTTTCTGCGTCTGATGTAATAACGGATTTTCACAGAATGTCATTTCATAGGCTTGAGCACGTAGTTCCCTGGAAGTATTGCATAACGTCCTCTCTAACTTTCTCACTTGCTTCCTGTgtaatgcatgcacatacacacacacacacacacacacacacacaccagccataTGCCAATGGGTATGAAGAGCATGCAATGACATGCTGACTTGCCATTTTTTGCAGCTCTGTTTCTGtacttccatctctctctctctctctctctctctctccgtttttattcctttattttcatgatCCATACGTTTCACTATATTTTTGaatttcatgtgtatttttcactcattttcaaaaattttggtttcagtttgtTCCACTGCTGTTATTTTGCACACCCTGCAGAAATGCTGTGAGTCATATTTCACACTTAATActattcattcatgcatttctaCTTCATGTTTTCCGGGGTTTTACTCATTTCCTTCCCTATGAATAAAAGCGCAATAGCGTTTTAGCATTtgtacatcatcatcatcatcataatggACCTATATGGACACAATCCAACATAGTCTATCATCTGTTGTAACACcgattgattttatttacaatttcaTGTAAAAAGGAACACCAGCAGCGTGCacataacatgaaaaatcaggaaaacacaataaagccaTAAGGCTTATATCCACTGTGGTCCCTTTGGGGCTGGGGGTGTGCAGTGGAAGGGTCCAGATGGCaagagagacacaaaaacacaaatcatcaCCTGTTCCTACACTCAGCAGGTTATCCACTGTATTAACATCAGACACTTTATCACCACTGTGCTAATAAAACTAATGCAAATGTCAGAAATAATTCCAAGTCCAGGTCTGTCCAAAATACTATACGTAAATAAGCTATATCAATGCAAAAccaagaaacaaaatgaagaaaaaacattttattatctAACATAATATCTGACTGTAAATATTCTATACATATgaaaatttttgttttcaaatgatgTATCCCTCATTGCCCACATGCGTCCATGCCTTCTTTACGTCGGTATGAATGTTCAGAGGCaatccactagggggcagcacAGAGTCCAAAGTTTCTGACAGCAACCAACATGGTGGCGCTGGAGGAGGTCGTCATAATGGagctgctacaaagaggcaggagaggaggcggcgctgtaggtggtctgtgaggtcattaaacgcatcaccaggACAGGGattcttttctctaatattacCAGTTGTTAAaatttcttctttgtgtctcaCTAATAGAGCACTCTCTCTTTAACTGTCCAAATCtgtaagcttcctgaaaacctgcacaaataTGGAGGACATGAACGCAGAGAACAGGCAGAAGGCTCCGTCTGCATCCACATTTAACATCAAGCATGAATCAGCTTGtactcagatggagtcctgatctgctcgggagctttcactccgtctccttccttcttacctggagaatcctccattagaacagcagcccaccaaggtgtgacacacctggctgttaaaggggacgggagacggcctctgattggttaactGCATGTCACTGCATGTCATTGCATGTTACTGCATGCCAGTGATGTTATTAcatgtcactgcatgttacaGCATGTTACTGCATGTCATTGCATGTTACTGCAAGCCAGTGATGTTATTAcatgtcactgcatgttacagcatgtcactgcatgttacagcatgtcactgcatgttacaGCATGTTACTGCATGTCATTGCATGTTACTGCAAGCCAGTGATGTTATTAcatgtcactgcatgttacagcatgttactgcatgttattgcatgtcactgcatgttATTGCATGTTATtgcatgtcactgcatgttactgcatgtcactgcaggTTACAGCATGTCACTGCGTGTTACtgcatgtcactgcatgttacaGCATGTCACTGCGTGTTACtgcatgtcactgcatgttATTGGGTGTCACtgcatgtcactgcatgttATAGCATGTTATTGCATGTCAGTGATGCTATTACATGTCACTGCATGTCATTGTATGTTATTGCATGTTATTGCATGTTTTGCATGTCACTGCATGTAATTGCATGTCACTGCATGTAATTGCATGCCGTTGCATGTCACTGCATGCAATTGCATGTCACTGCATTTCGTTGCATGTCATTAcatgtcactgcatgttactgcaTGTCACTGGATGTTACTGCATATCACTGGATGTTACTGCATGTCATGCATGTTATTGCATGTCACCGTATGTTATTGCATGTAATTGCATGTCACTGCATGTCATTGTATGTCACTGCATGTTATTGCATGTAATTGCATGTCACTGCATGTCATTGCATGTCACTGTATGTTATTGCATGTCATTGCATGTCACTGCATGTCATTGCATGTCGTTGCATGTCACTGCATGTAATTGCATGTCACTGCATGTAATTGCATGTCACTGCATTTTGTtgcatgtcactgcatgttATTGCATGTCACTGCATGTAATTGCATGtcactgcatttttttgcatgtcattACATGTTACtgcatgtcactgcatgttactgcaTGTCACTGGATGTTACTGCATGTCACTGGATGTTACTGCATGTCATGCATGTTATtgcatgtcactgcatgttattgtatgtcactgcatgtcactgcatgttATTGCATGTCATTGCATGTTATtgcatgtcactgcatgttATTGCATGTCACTGCATGTCACTGCATGTCCCACCCAATAAACAGACTCAGTCCAGGCCTTTTGAAGCACTTGGAGCAGCCagccttttttccactgttgaaacagcagcagtgacttgGAGACTGAATGATGTGCACTGTGCTCTGCAGACCTTAGATCATTAAAATAGAGCCGTCTACCTGACAGACAGGTGTCCAGCTTACAGCCCAGGTGACACACTGACCACTAACATTAAAACCAGAACATCAAAACCAGACATTTTCAACGTTCAAGATGTGCAGTTCTGTTTTGTGCCTTCCTGTGTTCACTTTAAGAGCTAAGCATGTCGCCATTGCACTGCAGCCGCATTAGGGGTAATGTTTTGTGGTGGATGTAAGCACCAagtagtgtgtgcgtgtgtgtgtgtgtgtgtgtgacagcaccGAATATGAATAACACGAATTTCTATGttgcaaataacacaaaaacatgacatttttgtaTTCATCTGAGCTGAACATTTTTCAACTCGAGTGAAAAACTTGAGACCGTATCCAGATTAGTACCAAACGTGAAAACTAGCTTCACGTTTGGTCTGAGCACACGGTAAAGTTAGTAgttggttttcaaagtggggtctggtgtcccccaggggtccttcTAGGGCTTCCACAGGGTCCTaggcaaaatgaggaatggttTAATTTCATGATAAGTTaagtatgagtgattattttaaagcTGTACCAAGCAATttatgaccactagagggcgttgGGAGTGTTTCATTGGTGTTCCAGGAGCTTAACAGGAAAACGCTTCTGTACGGACTCACGTCTCTCTTTCCCGCCAGGTCATTTCTCACTATTGCAGGAATCCTCTGGCCTGGTTCCATCACGCTGGCTCACCGCATCCTGATAAAAGTCCTGTCATTCCTCTGAGCTGGAAACGATGATCTTCATGCCTCCAGGCGACAAGAATAGGAAAACGTAGGCAAGAGCTGGAAGTGTGGGAAACTGTGTGTTACATCTCCGCCAACATGAATCAGCTAACGTTTTCATGTTCTTCCTTGTAGTTGGTATTGCTGAGAGAATGTTTGatattcattcactttaattCCCTTGAGTTATTTGAAACCATTGCCGGGAAACATGATCAGCAAATTCGCAAAAAATTACCAGAGCAAACATCAGTGGTGCtagatcagatttcttgtgtttatgcCGCATTCAGGCGCCTTTAACAAGCATTTAAACTAGTCCTCGTCTCGCTGGAGTCCCACCTGGATGACCCCCAAGGACCCCTGCAGGTCCCCggactccactttgaaaaccgcGTCCTGTATCTGGATCAAAATCAAAGGAAATCATAACTTAGCAGAAAATGATGAAGCAGCAATATGCAACGATTCCCCTGAAGACAGGAGGTGTCTTAAGGAGAAACCTCTGTCATCCTGCTGTAGTCAGCTGCCCCAGGCACAGGAAAACGCCTCCACACACTGTCTTGTCACGTTGCTTTGATTTCATCATCTCACTGGTGCCTTCAATGAAATCATCAAACAATTGGAAATATTACCAGTTCCACCAagcatagagaaaaaaaatgctgatatgtataaaatcaaattttatttcccCACAgactttggtttggtttgcgTGTTGGCTCATGATCATCTCAGAGCGTTAGCTATCAGTTtaagattgattgattttaaagtggaaaatgtgaaaattgcaGAGATTCTGTTGTTGGTAACATGAACCTGAGGAAAGACTGTAAACACTGTTTGGTACATTCAGAAATGGATTAATACTCCATACAGCTGATGGTGTAACATGTATGTCAGAAATTCCTCACACacacgcctacacacacacacacacacacacacacacagaaaacagcacatATACATAAGTGACACTATACATATGACTCATATATGTcatatgtattttatatatagatatagatagatagagatatatattAACATTCTTACTCAATTTATGCACCATTATTTAAAAGCCTCCAGTGATTTTGATCACATGATCCTGACTTTAAGACGTGAAATTCTTTAATGTCAGACAACTTTTTGGTTGAGTTCCTTCCTTGTTATGGTTGAATAACAGATGTGTCCAGGAGGCGCTTCCTGACTGAGCTGGTTGAACCTCAGTGTTTGGACCAGACGCTCACATTACAGCGGTGAGGtcaaacaccaaaacaaacatctttttGGGCTTCTGGGTAAAAGTCTTTGGTACCGTTCAATCCCAGGGGCCCTGGCCGGGGCTACGGCCTCCCCAGTGCTCCCAGAAAGcccagtagcagcagcagcatggccaGACAGGGTCCAGGTCGGACCGCCGAGGCCACGGGCAGCAGATGAACCCGCTCCATGTCAGAGATCATTCCACGAGCGTCCTCCAGGGCGGCGACAGCTGCCATGCTGGAGTTCAGGTCCCCTGTGGCCAGCAGGTCGAACACGCAGGCCTGGTAGTAGATGTCTCTGGCCGGGAGGTGCGCCGCACAGTAAGCCTGAGCTtttaaagaggaagaggaaggaggggtgAAGGTGTTGAGTCTCTGGGAGGCCGgacagccccacacacacagctggaggtcctGCTCCGGGGCGAAGGCCTCCACGATGGCCCGAGGCGAGCGCACCGCCAGGCCCAGGGACCGGCCGTTCTGTCGGACCACCAGCACGGTGCCGATGTGGGCGGCCCGGATCTCGGCGTGCCGGCCGGGACTCTGGGTTTGTACCAGCAGGCTGTGCTGACCGCGCCGCTCGCCGCTCGACACCGAGCCGTCCACAAACGCCGCCGGGACGTTGTCCAGCTCGGCCTGGTAGAGATGCTGCTCGATGCACTGACGCCAGTTCTTAAAGATGATGGTGATCTGAGGGGGAGACAAGGGACAGTTACACACAGTAATGATGAGAGGAataagaagaggagaagaagaagaaacaataAAGGCACATGCAGCCTTTAGCATGTCCAGGCCGATGTGCctaaatgctctaaactgattggtccatttgattccagatattgatcagtaactggactgttcctgtccatatttctgctgcagacaggattataaactgaaattataatccatggctgtaaaatgctgtgagtttgagtcttaaaacccatttttactcattggcctttaacccagcatgagacgtcgctctgttttatttgttctgttgtttatattcctttttactgttttattacttttactgttttgtggttttatgatcatttatgcacattgattttaaattccagcatcagacctggctctgttttaatttgttttaatttgtttgattgtttttattctttctattgttttattgctctgttttaatttgtttgattgtttttattctttctattgttttattgctctgttttaatttgtttgattgtttttattctttctacttttctttctgtttgctgttttatttttcatttttgtacagcactttgtttcagctgtggttgttcttaaagtgctatataaataaagctgagttgagttgagttgagagATTTGCACTCgcactgaggctctgtgctgctgactggctgcagaaccacaggagaaccaatcatctgcttcctaaatgttccacatttccttcatcTGAGCTTCATCTGTGGATCTTCTGAAGCAGCGGCTGCTCATTTTCACcaacacacagggaaaaaagaaatatcatTTGGAGAactgattttctggaaaagtcccattgactgctgttcatttgactctttTTAACCTCGTTTTAGCCTCAATGTCGCCCCCATGTGGACAGTGGAGACACATGCTCTTGGAGCTGGAAGGCCTCTTCGTACACACTAGCTCTGGTGTGAAATTAGTTTTTTCTAGTGTACATATATGTTTAAAATTATTCAAACAATGACTTTACATGGCTcgataaatcaaacaaacaccTTCTCTGACTGAGGAAATGATGTGATGTCTGCAGCTGAGTTTTGCTTTAATCAGATTAAAACTGATTAGAACTGAATCCTGTTGTTGACCCAGGACACCAACATCACTCACTTTAGTAAGTGCTGTGGCGTACGTCTGTCCTCTTGTTGGCGTGCTGGTCGCCTGCACGTACAGGTACTCATTGTCTATcagaggccacgccccctgcaCGGCGCAGGTTTGGAACTCATTGTTAAAGGTTCGAACGTGGGGATCGCCAAACACGCCACAGTGGAGGTACTCTGGCGGCCGTCCCTCCCGCGTGAAGAAGCCCTTCTCGTAGAGGCAGGTGTCCCCTGACAGGGGGGCCTGGGGCATGGGGCGGGGCTGGGCGGTGGGCCCCACCCGGGGGCAGCGGTGCTGGATCAGGAGGTCCTCGATGCCCTGGACGGCCGAGTGGTACGCCAGGTCACCACGACAGGCCCGGGCCGTGCGCTTGGTGCACGTGGCGTAGGAGCGCAGGGCGCTGCAGTATCCAGTATTCACCACCTCCCTGCtgagccctcctcctcctcctcctcctcctcctcctcctcctcctcctcctcctcctccgctgtTGCCCAGGTCCAGCGTCGCAGCCACAAAGTCAGAGTTGCACCTCAGGATGCGACAGGAGCCCCAGACTGAACACAAGGAGGACATGTCAAGTCAACTGCACCTGCTTTTAGTGTCACTTTGAAAATAAGTTGGTGGTTGAGCGTAAATTACATGAAAAGttatggaatagaatagaatagaatagaatagaatagaatagaatagaatagatcaGAGATGTCAGAGATTATGGTCTGTGAGCTTCATCCAGACTACAAGATGTTTTagagggaaggggaaaaaacatattatcaaatcaattttttaaaattgcaataTTTACATTCAGTTATTATCAACTATAtgtaataagcaaaataagTGATTTCtatgataaatgaataattaatgataaattatgtaGAAACCGCGGAGAGTAAAGTTAAAACTAGCTGGCTGGTTGCAGcctaaaatgtgtaaatgttccATTGCCTCCCTGATAATTTACTCAGCACTGACAGTAAAACCAagtttataaaaatgaaaaaaaggtccCTAAATAATTGAACAAGTGGGTTGTTGGTGCTGCCCTCCTGCTCCTGTACCAGCACCTGTCAATCATCTTGATGAGTTGTCATCTCGCCTCACCACTGGCCACGCCCACACGGCACACGCCCACCAGGCCAGCCTTGATGTGAGATGCTTTGTTTGTTCGTACCTTCAGGGAGCCACAGGTGGAAGAGCAGCAGGGCCAGGTGGATGCTGCGTTTCCATGGTAACGGTATGTATTGTGTGATGGGGGGCCCGGTCTCCATCACCCGGGCTGAACCCTGGACTGACATCTGTAAAATGACTGCAAGAAATCAGACATATCCAGTGTTATCTGAACTGTGCAGATAAATGACAATCCCAGCTGAAAACAGGGAGGCAGGTTTGGTTTTGTTGGCtcgtttgttttttaaatcagctgACTGATCAACACCATCATCCTGTTAATAACAGAGGAGGGAACTGAAGTCCTGGGTTGACAAAAACTTTTACAGATTGCATGTTGAGCCCAGGACACAGccatgattaatgaagagactcagtccAAGCCCTGAgaaccaggagcctggagcagccaGCCTTTTGTCCAGcgttcagacagcagcagagacctGGAGCAGCTCAGAGCGATAAAACACATCCCCATGAGTCTTACTTATGACGTATTTAAAATCTGTCTGATTGTGTTGAACTAGGACCATCATTCAGTAGACCTCTTTAAAGAacaatgaaaaaggaaaagtctTGTGGGTGCGACTTGATGACGTAGGCCTGTGACCCACACCAGCACCTGGTTTGGTCGATCGGATCATGATCCATCCTCAATGTGTCTTTGGTTTATTTCCACCTGCATGTTTATGTAGCCTTAAGAAGTATTTTCTAAAACCAAGCAGGactgatgacaatgatgatgagcACTCTGAAGCCACAGAGACACCGGCTCCAGacaaaaagaataataatgaagaGCAAACAGATAATTAGGGGTGGGGAAAAGATtgattcacttaagtattgcaatactttttttaaaaaatgaattgataGCAAAGAAATAACTAGATGACATAAGGAATTCATTGGTACCGAGCATGTCCTGCTAGGTAAATACTGTTCCACATTTTGACTAATTTTTGGCAAAGGGGATAAAGACAGGGCTGAGCAGCTCACCTCCTGTGACCCAGCGGATGCTAGCTgacagcctcctcttcctcaggacCCATCCAGGGAACCTGAACAGCAAACACACCGTCACTGAGCCATGTCATATAATAATGTGATCCTTCTCTCACAAGAAAATCACTGCAACCACCAGAGCAGGAGCCTTCAAACATGTTCCTGagcatggagagaaaaaaaactgaaaatttgacaaaaataGCACATTTGAGGAGAGAATTTTGccaaaaattacctgaaaattagccaaaaaattG
The Myripristis murdjan chromosome 16, fMyrMur1.1, whole genome shotgun sequence DNA segment above includes these coding regions:
- the hjv gene encoding hemojuvelin, whose amino-acid sequence is MRVKLGVWVLMRVKLGVWVLMRVNLGVQDMKKFEAPDSRNRKFPGWVLRKRRLSASIRWVTGVILQMSVQGSARVMETGPPITQYIPLPWKRSIHLALLLFHLWLPEVWGSCRILRCNSDFVAATLDLGNSGGGGGGGGGGGGGGGGGGLSREVVNTGYCSALRSYATCTKRTARACRGDLAYHSAVQGIEDLLIQHRCPRVGPTAQPRPMPQAPLSGDTCLYEKGFFTREGRPPEYLHCGVFGDPHVRTFNNEFQTCAVQGAWPLIDNEYLYVQATSTPTRGQTYATALTKITIIFKNWRQCIEQHLYQAELDNVPAAFVDGSVSSGERRGQHSLLVQTQSPGRHAEIRAAHIGTVLVVRQNGRSLGLAVRSPRAIVEAFAPEQDLQLCVWGCPASQRLNTFTPPSSSSLKAQAYCAAHLPARDIYYQACVFDLLATGDLNSSMAAVAALEDARGMISDMERVHLLPVASAVRPGPCLAMLLLLLGFLGALGRP